The Oncorhynchus clarkii lewisi isolate Uvic-CL-2024 chromosome 31, UVic_Ocla_1.0, whole genome shotgun sequence genome includes the window gcctaatgacatcattgtgaaaCGTTTCCATTATCATTTCACTTCTTTCTAATGAACATTTTATCAACTAGTCTTTGAGATATTAGGCTACTAGGGTTCTTACTTTGCGTTTTGGTGTACTGAAAAATACTCTGATGTCTGTCTTTTTTCTGCCATTTTTCTACCTGGCAGGCTGGCTACAGACACACATAGTGTGCAGGTTATTTACAGTAGGAGATGGGCTTCTATCATCTATAATCTTCTACCATTCTATATGGGCTTCGATCTAAAAGGTAGGCAGCTAGTCAGCTAGCAAATGTGAAACAGATTTGACAGCTGTGTGAGTTCACCATTTACACAACGTATGCTGCAAACTTTTGTCATTTGAATATAGTTTATGTTTTATATTGGCTGGCTTTCAACAatagctgaatttgcagagctagcGAGCACCAATTCCGTTTCTGTGGTGTTTGCTATTATCTTTGCTATCGTCAGTTTACTCCAAGATCAGCACACGTGCTTCAAAGTCCCCTAGCGAAAATTTAGCTTTTGCAACGAGACCATTAAAGATTTTTAATACAACGGTAGAAGAGAGTGTAGTTCTGTTCAGTTGGGAGTTCAGTTTATCTCTAACCTGATAACAGGGACTTTGAAGCACTACAGCTGCATGCTGATCTTGGAATAAACTGACGATAGCAAAGATTCCATCTTTGACGACGCCACATAAATGGAATAGGTACTAGCTAGCTTAATAGTTCATGTTTGATTTGGTTTGAGCgctagctctgcaaattcagctatTGTGTATGTGAACCCTGCCAACATAAAACAGCATCGCTACGGTGCGATTGACTGGATTAACCTCACGTTAGTTATGTGCATTGAGTGCTTTTCAGACAGTAGACACTAACCCTCTGTTTCCTTGCCAGTTAAGGAACACTACATTGCATTGCTAGCTTCTCTCATTGACTCAAATTCAAATAGCTGCAAACACTggctgatgttactgtagctagctagcaaacatcaGCTAACCGCTAGCTAACATAGAGTGACATTACATTTAATGCAGCGAAAATGAAGACTGGTGACGGTTATTAATGTGTTTTCTTGTATTGAGTGGGAGAAGTAAAGAAATGTCTAACATATCCTTTGTTTGAACAACTTACTGGAGGTCAGCCACCAACAACAGACTCTGTCAGATTCCCACACATGCACAGTACCTGCATCATGTGCCACTGCTGGGGGGTGGGaggcagtggatcaaaccattgtgagacaaagggagggaggtCGCACTCTTTTGAAACgtaaaaacgcgctattaagtgtctataatcagctcaagtgctttcattgcgtattattaatatgattgaaattacatagttatgtttacagtgatatatcgGGGGTGGTGTACCCCCTGTCCCCCCTGGGATGTCCGCCTATGCTGACACCACGCGATTCTACCTTTCATTACCCTATCCTTGAAGCTTTTTAGAGGCATCTTGACACAATATATCAGTACAAACGTTATcagtgaagcaacatctcaagacatcaggttaaagcttggtcacaaatgggtcttccaaatggaggttgaccacaagcatacttccaaagttgtggcaaaacggcttaagaAAAAAATAGTcttggtattggagtggccatgacaaaaccctgacctcaatcccatagaacatttgtgggcagaactgaaaaagtatgtgcgagcaaggaggcctacaaacctgactcagtgcTTGTgaaaaggctacccaaaacgtttgacacaagttaaacaatttaaaggcaatgctatcaaatactaattgagtgtatgtaaacttctgacccactgggaatgtgataaaagaaataaaagcagaaataaataattatctctactattattctgacatttcacattctttaaataaagtggtgatcctaattgaccaaagacagggaattttaactaggattaaatgtcaggaattgtgaaaaacagtttaaatgtatttggctaaggtggatGTAAAATTACGACTTCAACTTGATCTTCTTACCTCTGCCGAAGCTCTCTTGCTGTGTTCAGGTACCACTAGAGTATTCCCATTGCTGCCCGGGGCTATAGTAGAACCTATACTCATTCTGGGTCCAACTAACATGTACCGTTTGTCTCCGGATCGGTACTGGATGCTGTGGCACAGTGTCCCGTCGTAATTCACATCTTGTAAATACTTGGAGGAATCGTCTGGGGCTTTGGAGCACTGCATTACAATCAACACGATGATACTGATGATAAAAAGTGCTGAAACTGACCCCAAAGTTATGATCAAATAAAAGGTAACGCTGTTCTCCTCCTCGTCTTTTACTGCGCTTTTAACATCAGAAGCTGCAAAAGCCTCCTTGGGCTCCACAACGTTGATAATCACAGTAGCTGTTGCTGAGAGTGAAACGTTCCCATTGTCTTTTACCAGTATGACCAGTTTATGCTCAGCCTCGTCTGTCTCTGTGAATGACCGAAGTGTCcttatctgtcctgtataacgGTCCAAGGCAAAGAGACTGTGGTCAGTAACTTCCTGCAGTGAAAATAATAACCAGCCGTTATATCCTATATCAGCGTCATAGGCTCTCACTTTAGTCACCAAATGGCCTGCGTTCATATTGCGGGCAATCTCCTCCACACCTTCAGCGGAACCGTTAGCGCTGACTGGATACAAGATCACTGGAGCGTTGTCGTTCTGATCCAGAATGAACACATTCACTGTGACGTTGCTGCTTAGTGACGGAGTTCCAGAGTCTGTTGCTACAACTTGgaatttaaatgtttttaaagtTTCAAAGTCAAAACTTTTTAGCGCCAAAATGTTTCCATTTTCTGAATTTACGTTGAGGAAAGATGCCCATTTGTTCTCGTCACCACTGTATCTGAGAATATGATATGAAATAAGAGCGTTTTCATCTATGTCACGATCTGATGCACTTACGTAAAATACTGAGGCGCCTGGGTCGTTATTCTCAGTGATATAGAAAGTATAGGAGCTTAATGAAAACTCTGGATTGTTATCATTCACATCTGACATAACTACGCTTATAGTCTTTACAGATGACAGGGACGGCTGGCCTGCGTCTTTAGCAACTACTGTTAGATCATATTGTGATGATTTCTCTCGATCCAGTGTTGATTTGGTGACTACAGAAAACATGTTGTCCTGTAAAGACGGCATTAATGTAAATGGTATGTCCTCAACTAAAGAGCAGATCACTTTGCCGTTAAGACCAGAGTCTAAATCATTAACACTGATTAATGCTACAGTGGTGCCTGGTCTAGAATCCTCGGGGATTGCGTTCGAAAAAGACGTCACCTCGATCTCAGGTGCATTATCGTTGAGGTCAATAATCTTTACTGTTATGCTTTTGTCAGTTGTCAGAGGGGCAGATCCTTTATCAGTTGCCATTATGTCAATCTCATAGCTGTCTTGTAGCTCGAAATCGACCAATTCTTTCACAACTATCTCACCCGTATTCGTATTTACATCGAAAAGTTTACGAATCTTGTTTTTTACCATTTTACCGAAAAAGTAAAGGACCTCGGCATTCGAACCCTCGTCTAAATCCGTGGCATTTACTTGCACGACTGTCGTGCCAATAGGAGAATTTTCATTCAATGTAACTGAGTATAACTCTTTGACAAAAACAGGCATATTATCATTTACATCTAAAACATCAATAACTATTTCCACAGTCCCAGACCTGGGAGGTTTTCCTCCATCAATGGCTGTGAGTAGTAATGTATGTCTTTTCATAGCTTCTCTATCTAAGGGCTTTAGTAGATTTACAACAGGAATTTTACCTTCCCTTCCTCGATCTTTAACCTCCAAACGAAAATGGTCATTATGACTGAGTTTATATTGCTGAACCGAGTACTGGCCACCATCTGGATCAACGGCAGCTTGCAGCTGAAATCGTACACCAGGTAAAGCGGACTCGTATATTTCTAACCGATTCTCTTTCTCGGGAAAGCTGGGAGAATGGTCGTTAACATCTAACACCTCCACTGAGACATAATGGATCTCCAGCGGGTTCTCTAGAACGGTTTTCAGGTTGATCAAGCACACGCTGCTCCGTTCACACAGCTCCTCTCGGTCTATTTTTCGATTCACATATAAGATGCCGTCATTCTGGTTTACCTCGAAAAGAGGCTCGGTCGAGCCAGACACGATTCGAAATCCCCTCTCCTTCAAGGTGCTCAGATCTATTCCCACATCCTTAGCTATATTCCCCACGACAGTTCCTTCCTTAAGCTCTTCAGAGATGGAATATCTTAACTGTGCCGACGCCCCGCTCCAAAACAGAACCAAAGCAACCATGTAGGTGACACTCTGCCGTCGCTCCCGCCATTCCCCGCATCCTCTTTGTCCCATGTTTTCAAGACAAATAGCCCTAATCCACAGCACTTCCACTATTCCTTCATTTGTGACCGTTGTCTTTCCAGTATGTTCGTCAAATACCAAAACGAATAAACCAACAATAGTCTTATTTATGTAAATTCCAGATCTTATTCTCTCCACGAACATGCACGACTGTATAACTCCAGGGACCGATCAAACCTACCAAACCAGCCAGGAGGAGGGCTCAAAAGCATGACGATAGTATTTCTACCAGAAGCGCTATAGTTGGGCACTGACACCATGCGATTCTAACTCGCATTGCGCTGTTGTTTGATAATGTTAGGCCTACTTTTACTAGTCCAACCCACCCAGAATGCTATATTGGCACAACGCACGAGGGAGAAAGGTCAGCACAAGGTTAgaataaaaattgtcaaagactccagtcactccAGTCACccactgttcactctgctaccacacagcaagcggtaggagagcgccaagtctaggtccattCATCAAATgtccacccggactatttacattgccaccccctttgtttttacactgctactCACCGTTtattagtcactttacccctacctacatgtacaaattacctcgaccaAGCATGTACTCGATACCGGTacccattgactcggtaccggtaccccctgtatataggctctttattgttattttattgtgttacttttaattaaatgttttactttagttaatttagtaaatattttcttaactctttttcTTGATCTGCATTGTGGGTTAAGGGCTTGCAAATAAGAATGTCACGGTAAGGTCGGCaactgttgtattctgcgcatgtgacaaatacaattagatttgatttgattttgatgacTGGACTGGCAGACCCATAATTCATATGTCTTAAAGGTTCCCTTAAATAAAATGTACTGAAGCATGCAACAAGTCTCCTATATTTAAATAAATCATGCTATTTATGCTGTCCTTTTTTGGGGACAACACTTCATTATGCAAGCAGCGTATTGAATtcctagagatagatagaggactgttTTATATATCTGTGCCACtatagcgtctgtgacagcatgggcagcgccattgaagCTACAACCTATAGGAATCTCCAGCTAGTTGACTACTTTGGCTACTTTAAAATGGCGGAAGCATGGTGGAAGCACtaaatggtgctgcccatgctaaaacgtccgtttggccactagaggcctctatcattctctacgTTTCAGCACCACCGTGGTGGACAGcgccctgcctgccctgagcggCAAGTCCTGATTGTGGTGGTGGGGAATAAGCAGGTTAACTTCCACGTGCCAAGCTCTCAGATCATGTTACAGACACAACCCTCTGATTTTAAAACATCATATTTGACCAACTCACACATAACCCTTTCAGTCAATTAAATATgaaatacatacaaatacaatGATAGCGCATGCAATTATCCAACTCAAGCATATTATCAGCACTTCATGTCAATGGTCAGGTGTAAGAGCATTGTGAACTATAAATTCGTTTTCGTCTCCTTACCTCTCCAGAAGCTCTCCTCCTGTGATCAGGTACCACTAGAGTATTCCCATTGCTTCCCGGGACAATAGTAGAACCTATACTCATTCTGGGTCCAACTAACATGTACCGTTTGTCTCCGGATCGGTACTGGATGCTGTGGCACAGTGTCCCGTCGTAATTCACATCTTGTAAATACTTGGAGGAATCGACTGGGGCTTTGGAGCACTGCATTACAATCAACACGGTGATACTGATGATAAAAAGTGTTGAAATTGACCCCAAAGTTATGATCAAATAAAAGGTAACGCTGTTCTCCTCCTCGTCTTTTACTGCGCTTTTAACATCAGAAGCTGCAAAAGCCTCTTTGGGCTCCACAACGTTGATAATCACAGTAGCTGTTGCTGAGAGTGAAACGTTCCCATTGTCTTTTACCAGTATGACCAGTTTATGCTCAGCCTCGTCTGTCTCTGTGAATGACCGAAGTGTCCTTATCTGTCCTGTATAGCGGTCCAAAACAAAGAGACTGTGGTCAGTAACTTCCTGCAGTGAAAATAATAACCAGCCGTTATATCCTATATCAGCGTCATAGGCTCTCACTTTAGTCACCAAATGGCCTGCGTTCACATTACGGGGAATCTCCTCCACACCTTCAGCGGAACCGTTAGCGCTGACTGGATACAAGATCACTGGAGTGTTGTCGTTCTGATCCAGAATGAACACATTCACTGTGACGTTGCTGCTTAATGACGGAATTCCAGAGTCTGTAGCTACAACTTGGATGTTGAATGTTTTGAGGGTTTCAAAGTCAAAGCTTTTTAGCGCCAAAATGTTTCCATTTTCAGGATTTATGTTGAGGAACGATGACCATTTATTCTCCTCGATACCGTTTCTCAGAATATGATATGAAATAATAGCGTTTTCATTTATGTCACGATCAGACGCACTCACGCGAAAAAGTGAGGCGCCTGGTTCGTTATTCTCCGTGACATAGAAAGTATAGGGGCTCAGTGAAAACTCTGGACTGTTATCATTCACATCTgatactacaacactaatagtcTTTACAGATGACAGGGACGGCTGGCCTGCGTCTGTGGCTACTATTGTTAGATCATATTCAGAATGTTTTTCCCTATCCAGGGGTGACATGGTGACTACAGAGTAAATATTATCCTGTAGTGATGGCATTAGTTTGAAAGTTGTGTCTTCCATCACAGTGCAGAGAACTTTCCCGTTGAGACCAGAGTCCAAATCATTAACACTGATTAGCGCGACTGTGGTTCCAGTTCTAGAATCCTCGGCGATTGCTCTTGAAAATGATGTCACCTCAATCTCAGGTGCGTTGTCATTGAGGTCAACTATCCTTATTAATACGCTTTTATCTGATGTCATTGGTGCAAGTCCTTCATCCGATGCCTGTATGTCGAGTTCGTACTTGTTTTTCTCTTCAAAATCTAGCAGTCCTCTCACAATGATTTCCCCTGTTACTGGGTTCAGATCAAAGAGTTTGCGTAATTTACTATTCACGCTATTGCCAAAAGAGTACATTACTAAACCGTTTGGCCCCTCGTCCAAATCGGTGGCGTTTACTTGTACAATTGTTGTGCCAACAATAGTATTTTCATTCACCAATACAGAGTAAGCATCTTTTGTATAGACAGGCGGGTTATCATTGATATCCAGTACATCTACAGTTATTCTCATGTCTCCAGATCTTGGAGGTTTTCCTCCGTCAATAGCTGTGAGTAGCAATTTATGGCTCTTTACAGCCTCTCTATCAAGTGGTTTATGTAATATTAATATCGGGATTTTGCCATCATCACCTCGGTCTTTAACTTCCAAACGGAAATGATCGTTGTGACTGAGTTTATACTGTTGAACTGAGTATTGTCCACCATCAGTGTCGAGCGCAGCCTGGAGCTGAAATCGCGCCCCTGGTAAGGCTGACTCAAATATCTCTAACCGTTTCTCTTTCTCAGGAAAGCTGGGAGAATGGTCGTTAACATCTAACACCTCCACTGAGACATAATGGATCTCCAGCGGGTTCTCCAGAACGGTTTTCATGTTGATCAAACACACGCTGCTCCGTTCACACGCCTCCTCTCGGTCTATTTTTCGGTGCAAATACAAGATGCCGTCATTCTGGTTTAGCTGGAAAAGGGGCTCCGTCGAGCCAGACACGATTCGAAATCCCCTCTCCTTCAAGGTGCTCAGATCTATTCCCAAATCCTTAGCTATATTCCCCACGACAGTTCCTTCCTTAAGCTCTTCAGAGATGGAATATGTTATCTGTGCTGAAGCTCCGCTCCAAAAGAGAACCAAAGCTAACATTGCCCAAAGCCTCCGGCGTTGCTCCCACCATGCTCCATGTCCTCTTTgttccattttttaaaatatatttagtccAAAAAGAATCCGCAGCACGCGACACTATGCCTATATTATTATTAACGAAACCTTACCCATTGCATTCCCAAATAGGATCATAGCTCATTATTCGAAAAAAGCATTTTTAGTTCCGTTCAAGTGAGTATGAAATATCTCCTTGTTGCTTACGACCCTTGTCAGCTAGCTACTGAATGATAAACCAACTAAGGGGAGGATGCAAAAATGTGACGTGAGCGTTGCTTTCAAGAGCGTTATTCTAGTTAAGCACTGACACCATGCGATGCTACCACACATTGATTGCATGGTTGTGTAAAGGACATTGGCTACTCCAGCACCAGAAGCATGTttggcacaaacacacagagacagacaatcATAAATATACACTGTGTGGAGGCAAATGAAGGCTACTATTATCTACCCAGCAACTGATACAGATTTACAAAAAATATCAAATGAAGCATGTCGCTTTATCTGCACGGTATATGTTCTCCTGCAGAGCTGCGAGACATCCGAGCATTTCAGAACCACGCTAATGCACAGCGACACACCACGAGGGCACAACGCTGCGTCCAAAAAACAACCACTTTGAATTCCTTTTAGATTGATTTAGCATGTCCCGCACAAACTATTCTAAGGTAAATATATGGTATAAAAAGGACACTTGATGAATTACAAAACAGAAATGCAAGACGATCCCTCCATCCTGTCGTACATTACAGTACTAAAACAAATACACCAGTACACAAACCTAAACAGCAAAGCAAGTGTTTTATTAAATGCCCAAGATAACATGATTGTATTTAGACACTCAATGCACTGTACAGTTCAGTCTACATGGTTTATGAGGACCATGTACGATGTATGTGACTTGTATAAAAACGTATTAATCTCCTCACCTCTCCAGAAGCTCTTCTCCTGTGGTCGGGTACCACTAGGGTATTCCCATTGCTGCCCGGGACTATAGTAGAACCTATACTCATTCTGGGTCCAACTAACATGTACCGTTTGTCTCCGGATCGGTACTGGATGCTGTGGCACAGTGTCCCGTCATAATTAACATCTTGTAAATACTTGGAGGAATAGTATGGCACTTTGGAGCACTGCATTACAATCAACACGATGATACTGATGATAAAAAGTGCTGAAACTGACATCAAAGTTatgatcaaataaaatgtaacgCTGTTGTTCTCCTCCTCGTCTTTTACTGCGCTTTTAACATCAGAAGCTGCAAAAGCCTCCTTGGGCTCCACAACGTTGATAATCACAGTAGCTGTTGCTGAGAGTGAAACGTTCCCATTGTCTTTTACCAGTATGACCAGTTTATGCTCAGCCTCGTCTGTCTCTGTGAATGACCGAAGTGTCCTTATCTGTCCTGTATAGCGGTCCAAAGCAAAGAGACTGTGGTCAGTAACTTCCTGCAGTGAAAATAATAACCAGCCGTTATATCCTATATCAGCGTCATAGGCTCTCACTTTAGTCACTAAATGGCCTGCGTTCACATTGCGGGGAATCTCCTCCACACCTGCAGCGGAACCGTTAGCGCTGACTGGATACAAGATCACTGGAGCGTTGTCGTTCTGATCCAGAATGAACACATTCACTGTGACGTTGCTGCTTAGTGACGGAGTTCCAGAGTCTGTAGCTACAACTTGGAATTGGATTGTTTTGAGGGTTTCGAAGTCAAA containing:
- the LOC139390469 gene encoding protocadherin alpha-8-like, with the protein product MVALVLFWSGASAQLRYSISEELKEGTVVGNIAKDVGIDLSTLKERGFRIVSGSTEPLFEVNQNDGILYVNRKIDREELCERSSVCLINLKTVLENPLEIHYVSVEVLDVNDHSPSFPEKENRLEIYESALPGVRFQLQAAVDPDGGQYSVQQYKLSHNDHFRLEVKDRGREGKIPVVNLLKPLDREAMKRHTLLLTAIDGGKPPRSGTVEIVIDVLDVNDNMPVFVKELYSVTLNENSPIGTTVVQVNATDLDEGSNAEVLYFFGKMVKNKIRKLFDVNTNTGEIVVKELVDFELQDSYEIDIMATDKGSAPLTTDKSITVKIIDLNDNAPEIEVTSFSNAIPEDSRPGTTVALISVNDLDSGLNGKVICSLVEDIPFTLMPSLQDNMFSVVTKSTLDREKSSQYDLTVVAKDAGQPSLSSVKTISVVMSDVNDNNPEFSLSSYTFYITENNDPGASVFYVSASDRDIDENALISYHILRYSGDENKWASFLNVNSENGNILALKSFDFETLKTFKFQVVATDSGTPSLSSNVTVNVFILDQNDNAPVILYPVSANGSAEGVEEIARNMNAGHLVTKVRAYDADIGYNGWLLFSLQEVTDHSLFALDRYTGQIRTLRSFTETDEAEHKLVILVKDNGNVSLSATATVIINVVEPKEAFAASDVKSAVKDEEENSVTFYLIITLGSVSALFIISIIVLIVMQCSKAPDDSSKYLQDVNYDGTLCHSIQYRSGDKRYMLVGPRMSIGSTIAPGSNGNTLVVPEHSKRASAEVRRSS
- the LOC139390470 gene encoding protocadherin alpha-8-like, which produces MLALVLFWSGASAQITYSISEELKEGTVVGNIAKDLGIDLSTLKERGFRIVSGSTEPLFQLNQNDGILYLHRKIDREEACERSSVCLINMKTVLENPLEIHYVSVEVLDVNDHSPSFPEKEKRLEIFESALPGARFQLQAALDTDGGQYSVQQYKLSHNDHFRLEVKDRGDDGKIPILILHKPLDREAVKSHKLLLTAIDGGKPPRSGDMRITVDVLDINDNPPVYTKDAYSVLVNENTIVGTTIVQVNATDLDEGPNGLVMYSFGNSVNSKLRKLFDLNPVTGEIIVRGLLDFEEKNKYELDIQASDEGLAPMTSDKSVLIRIVDLNDNAPEIEVTSFSRAIAEDSRTGTTVALISVNDLDSGLNGKVLCTVMEDTTFKLMPSLQDNIYSVVTMSPLDREKHSEYDLTIVATDAGQPSLSSVKTISVVVSDVNDNSPEFSLSPYTFYVTENNEPGASLFRVSASDRDINENAIISYHILRNGIEENKWSSFLNINPENGNILALKSFDFETLKTFNIQVVATDSGIPSLSSNVTVNVFILDQNDNTPVILYPVSANGSAEGVEEIPRNVNAGHLVTKVRAYDADIGYNGWLLFSLQEVTDHSLFVLDRYTGQIRTLRSFTETDEAEHKLVILVKDNGNVSLSATATVIINVVEPKEAFAASDVKSAVKDEEENSVTFYLIITLGSISTLFIISITVLIVMQCSKAPVDSSKYLQDVNYDGTLCHSIQYRSGDKRYMLVGPRMSIGSTIVPGSNGNTLVVPDHRRRASGEDLPLRAGRALSTTVVLKRRE